ATCGAAGGCTCGGGGCTTACAACAATCCTGTTATTGGTCACATCTTCCAGCGAAGCTGCGGTAGTAGTGCCAATGGCAAAACATACCGTATGCTTTGGGAGTGTGTTCACGGAAAAGAAACTCTTTACGCTGCTGGAGCTGAGAAAGAGTATGCCGTCAAATTCTTCTTTCAGTGCTTCAGGTGTTTCCACGGTATCATACACTACAATCTCTTCTACTGCTACCTGGTGTTCTTTGAGAATATCAGGCAGTTCATTCCTCCGGATCCTGCCGCAGAAGAATACCACGGAAGGAATATTATGTTCGGCAATGATCAGCTCTGCCAGTTCTTTTGAATTCAGGGCTGTACCGGCAATGGATACATGATGTAAGTGTTCCTCTACTGCTTTGCGTGTAGCGCCCTGTAAGCAATACACCTTGCTGATACCCTTTTTGGAAGGCGCCTGGCTGTAATGCCATGCTTTGCTCACGATCTTCACAGCATTAGGGCTGGTGAATACAAGTGTACTGCCTTTGATAAAATGCTGTAAACTCTGTGCTGTTGCTTCAGGCGTGAGCGTTGGCTGCACGTCAATAAAAGCCTGCGCAGATATAGCAATACCATGTGTGGCAGCTTCCCCGACCAGTGTTTGCGGCAGGGGCTTAGTACTCAATATGCGATATTTAGCGTTGGGCATTTTTGATCTCTTCAATGATAGCATCACCTCCCTGTACCAGTATTTCCTTAGCGGCTGATGTACCCAGCCCTGCTGCATCTGCTGCAGGTAACTGATGTGAAACAGTGAGGGACAGTGTGCCCTGGAGGTTACAGAGGTTGCCTTCAAAATTCAGTTGTCCATCCTGAATATAAGCATAAGCGCTGATAGGAGTAGTGCAACCGCCTAAAAGGTAACGCAGGAATTCCCGCTCTATGCCTGTGCAAAGTGCTGTTTCTGCATGGTCCAGCGGGGCTAAGGCTTCCCGGCAGAAAGTATCCTGTTCCCTGCAGGCCACAACAATGGCTCCCTGTGCAGGGGCTGGCAACATCCAATCCAGTATCTCGGATTCATCCGGCCTTACGCCGATCCTTTCCAGTCCTGCTGCAGCAAAGATGGCGGCATCCCAGTTTTCGGAAGCCAGCTTTTGCAGGCGGGTATTTACATTCCCGCGCAGGTTATGCAACTGGTGTTGCGGGTAACGCCGCAGCCACTGAGCTTTACGGCGGATGCTGGAAGTGGCGATATTAGCTACGTAAGTACTGTCTTCTAAGAATTGTGTATCGTGTTTGTATACCAGCAGGTCTTTTACCGGCCCTCTTTCAAGAATGGCGGCATTGATAAGCCCTTGGGGTAATTGGGTCGGAACGTCTTTGTAGGAATGCACCGCAATATCAATGCGGTCGTTGAGCAGCGCAAGGTCCAGGCTCCTGGTGAAAATACCCTGAACGCCTATCTCATAGAGAGGCGTTACGAGGTCAATATCACCTTCACTTTTGATGGGAACTAAAATAGTGGAAAACCCTTGTGCTGTAAGCAGATCTTTTACCAGGTTAGCCTGCCATAGTGCGAGCTGGCTTTCCCGGGTACCTATCCTGATGACTTTGTCCATTTCTATTCCTGATTAACGCCGGCTTCAAAAATATCATTGATCATGGCGATGTAGAGATCACCTTTCTCTGATTCTTTGCGCACTTTGCCGGCCATAAGATTGATCATTTTCTGAATGATGCGGGAAGAAACTTCTTCCATATCCTCCATATTGTATTGTGCGCCGTTCTTTTGCTCTTTTATTTCGCGTGCATGGATCTCCGTGAGTTTCTCTTTCACGGCTTTCAGCACTACGGCATGTTTGCGCATCTTGAACCAGTAGAGGAACTCCTCCATATGCTCTTCAATGATGCTCATGGCCTTGGGTACTTCGTTGAGCCGTTTTTGCAATGTTTCATCCTGCACTTTACTCAGTTCATCCACATTCACTACTTCCACATGCGGTAATTCCCGTACATCTGCAGCTACGTTGAAAGGAATGGACAGGTCTATCACCAGTTTGGGTTGTGCTCCTTCCAGGTGTGCTTTCAGGATAGTAGGCTGGGGAGAATTGGTGGCTACGAGGATCACGTCTGCTGCTTTCAGCACAGCATCCATTTCTTCATAAGGAGCATATTGCAGGCCATGTGTACCGGCAAACTCTGCTGCCACTGCGGTAGTACGATTGATGAGTGTGATATTGCGCACACCCAGGTACTCCATCATATTTTTGCAGGTGTTGCGGCCTATTTTGCCCACACCCAGTAAAACGATCTTTTTGTTTTTGATATCAGGGATCTTACTTTCCAGCAAACGTACGGCAGCAAATGCTACTGATACAGTGCCGGAACTAAGGCCGGTTTCATTTTTGATGAGCTTGGAAACCTGCAGCACGCTGTTCACCAGCCTTTCTATGAAGGTACCGATGCAACCTGCTCCTTTTGCAAATTTGGCCGCGCCTTTGATCTGTCCCACAATTTCATAGTCGCCCAGGATCTGGGAATCAAGGCCGGTGCCAACATGGTACAGATGCCTGATGGCACCTTCTCCTGTTCTGTGATAGGCCATTTCTTTGAATACCTGGCGATTGCCATGTGCAGCATCGCATAAGAGATTCATTAATACTTCCACATCCGGTGCAAAACCGTAAATTTCGGTCCTGTTACAGGTAGAAAGTACGAATAGGTCATTCAGGCCAGCCTGTTGGGCGGTCTGTAAAAGTTGCTGGTATTGATCCTGATTTATTGCGAATAAACCGCGGATGGCAGCGTCTGTTTTCTTATAGTTGATGCCAACGATATGAAAATGTGATATGTCTTTGGGCTGATTGACCTGCATGTGTTTCTTAAAAGCTTCCGGTTGCAAAAATACTTGCCTAGACTTCAAAACCGCGCCTGAGGCTGTCACTAGTGTGTCATTTCTAACCATGGTAAGTGGAGCATGCAAAAAATGATATTCATCATGTTTGTTGATAGCTGCCATACGAAAGCATTTAGCGGTATAAGCTACAAATTAATGACAGAAAATCCAATGCCACAATGATCTGGATCAGTCTGAAACATCACCCCCTGTTCGTTTTTATTCTAACAATTTAATGACACTACTAGCAGGATAAAGCCTCAAAAGCGCTTACTTTTGCAACAATTTTTTAGGTCTATGGTCGCAAAGTCTGATACAGCTATTATGCTGATGAACCTCGGTTCGCCTGATTCTACGGCGGTGCCGGATGTGAAGAAATACCTCCTGGAATTCCTGATGGACAAGCGGGTGATCGATTACCCCTGGCTGCTGCGTAAGATACTGGTAGGAGGGATCATTGTTCCCAACAGGGCGGCTAACAGTGCAGAAGCTTACAGCAAAGTGTGGCGGGCAGATGGTTCTCCGCTCATTGCGCTGACGAAACAATTACAAATTGCCCTGCAGCACGATCTGGAGATCCCTGTGGAGATCACCATGAGGTACGGTAATCCTTCTCCCCAAGCCACTTATGAGAAGTTGATGAAGGAACATCCGAACCTGAAGGAAGTGATCCTCATGCCTTTATATCCGCACTACGCCATGAGCAGTTATGAAACCGCGGTGGAGTATGCAAAAGATAGCTATAAGAAAAAGAACTATCCCTTCACGTTAAAAGTAGTGGAGCCGTTCTATAACCGTCCTGAATACATTGAGGCACTGTCTGAAAGCATGCGTCCTTATCTTGATCAGGATTATGATCACCTGCTCTTCAGTTATCACGGGCTACCGGAAAGGCACATACGAAAGGGTGATGTAACAGGCAGTCACTGTTATAAAGTGAATGATTGCTGCCATGTTGCCTCTGCTGCACATAAACAATGTTACCGTCACCAGGTGACTATCACTTCTGAACTGGTAGCAGAAAGACTGGGTATTCCCCGGAATAAATGGAGTATTTCCTATCAATCCAGGCTGGGCCGGGAAGAATGGGTGAAACCCTATACCGCAGGCCTGTTTGAAACCCTTCCTAAACAGGGGGTTAAGAAGTTACTGATCGTGTGCCCGGCTTTTGTGTCAGATTGCCTGGAAACACTGGAAGAGATAGCCATGGAAGGAAAACATTCCTTTATCAGCAATGGTGGGGACAGTTTCACCATGATCCCCTGTATGAACACGCATCCAACATGGGTGAAAACAGTAGCCCTGCTTTGTAAAGAAGAAATGGCGCAATACGCGTAAAAAAAGACCGCTCCACACCAGGGCGGTCTTTTTTTAATCTATTTGAAATTTTTTTAATCCTTTAGGGGCAAGAGATACAGCCCATTTTGCCCTGTTACGGCTAATCCTTAACCCCGATTTCTCCGCTTTTTTCTTTAAATTCAATCAGCAAAATTTGATCGCAGATGATCTTGGCCGTTCTAAAAGAAAAAGCAGAAGAAAGCAGGGTATCGCTGGTTCCGGAAGTAGTGAAACAATTAGTGCAGCAGCAGGTAACGGTGTGGGTGGAAGAGGGTGCCGGCGTAAAAGCATTTTACACGGATGAGGCGTACCGGGAAGCCGGCGCAGTCATCAAACCCCGCACAGAGATATTGCAGCAGGCAGATCTGCTGCTCAGTATCCGTTCACTTGTTCCGGAAGAATGGAACCAGTTAGCCCCCGGAAAGATCCTCATGGGCGTTTACCAACCCCTCTACAACCAGGAGCTCATGCAGCAATGGGCCGAAAAGCAACTCACTACTTTCAGTATGGACACCATTCCCCGCACCACACGTGCGCAAAGCATGGATGTGTTGAGTTCCCAGGCCAATATTGCAGGTTATAAAGCAGTGATCCTGGCGGCATACACCTATAGCCGCTATTTTCCTATGCTGATGACAGCCGCAGGAAGTATCCCTCCCGCAAAGGTGCTGATCCTGGGAGCCGGAGTTGCCGGATTACAGGCTATTGCCACTGCACGCAGGCTGGGAGCGGTTGTGGAAGTATTTGACACCAGGCCCGCTGTGAAGGAAGAAGTGATGAGCCTCGGTGCGAAATTCGTGGAAGTGGAAGGTGCGGCAGATGCTTCCAAAGCAGGCGGATATGCCGTTGAGCAAACAGAAGAATATAAACAGAAACAGGTAGAGAAAATAGCGCAAAGCGCAGCGAAAGCAGATATCATTATCACCACCGCACAGATCCCCGGAAAAGCAGCACCCATACTGATCTCGCAGGAGATGGTGGAAAACATGCACACGGGCTCTGTGATCATTGATCTCGCTGCTGCCACCGGTGGAAATACCGCCGTTACCAAAAACGGTGAAACCATTGTGCATAAAGGTGTAACCGTGATCGGTAATTCAGACCTGGCAGGCACGGCTCCTGCAGATGCCAGTAAACTGTATGCCCGCAACGTGCTGAACTTCCTGAAGCTCATGCTCACAAAAGAAGGGCAGCTGGATCTGAACTTTAAGGATGATCTGATCCAGGGCACCTGCATCACACATAAAGGAGAGATCGTAAATGAGCGCGTGAAAAACCTCCAACCCGCAACCGCATAAAATAACCTGAACATATGAACGCAGTACTGGATTTTTTACAACTGCATATAGAGATGGTATACATCGTGATCCTCTCCATATTCCTGGGCATAGAAGTGATCTCCCGTGTTCCTGCTGTATTGCATACCCCACTTATGAGTGGCGCGAATGCTATTCACGGTGTGGTGATCATCGGTGCCATTATTGTAATGGGGAAAGCGGAATCAGATAATTACATCGCACTGGTACTTGGATTCCTGGCCGTGATATTGGGTACGCTCAATGTGGTAGGTGGTTTTGTGGTAACGGACAGGATGCTGGAAATGTTTTCAAAGAAGAAAAAGTAAATAGCCCTATATGCAAGCAAGTCTTTTGTCTATCGCTTACCTGATCGGCTCTGTTACATTCATTATTGGCCTGAAAATGCTCAGCCATCCTGCCTCTGCGCGCAAAGGTAACCTGGTTGCGGCTGCGGGGATGTTCCTGGCAATTGCCGGAACTATTTTCCTGTATGAAGAAGGCGGAGAGAAATTGCATAACTACGGCTGGATCTTTAGTGGTTTATTGATAGGAACAGTGATAGGTGTGATTGCTGCACGCAAAGTGAAAATGACGGCCATGCCGGAAATGGTGAGTATGTTCAATGGTATGGGCGGAGCCTGTGCGATGTTGATTTCCATTGTGGAGTTTAATCATTTGACGCATGCGCCGGTAGCTGCTATGTCAGGCTCCAATCTGGCAGAAATTATTGCGGCTTTGATAACACAGGCTACAACAGGCATTCATGTAGGTGGCAAACTTCTTATCATCCTCCTGGGGCTGATCATTGGAACCGTTTCCTTTGCAGGTAGTGTAATAGCCTGGGGCAAATTAAACGGAAAAGTAAAAGATTTTGCATTTAAAGGACAGCATATCGTGAATCTCACCATGCTGGCTGTTATTGTGATCCTGGCCACATACCTCGTGGTAGTGATCAACGATAGTTATACTATTGTCAACGAAAATGGCAGATATATTAGTCATGGCACTATCGGTGTCCTCCCCCAGATCACCATCTCCTTCTACGTTATCCTCGCCTTATCCATCGCATACGGCGTATTATTCGTAATGCCCATTGGCGGTGCAGACATGCCGGTAGTGATCTCCTTATTGAACTCCTTTACCGGTGTGGCGGCAGCTTGCGGCGGTTTCTTATACAACAATCCTGTAATGCTCACGGGTGGTATCCTTGTTGGTTCAGCCGGTACTATTCTTACCATCCTCATGTGTAAAGCCATGAACCGTTCCCTGAAGAACGTACTGATCGGTTCTTTCGGAGGAGTGAAAGCAGGAGGTGCAGCTAAAGAACAAACGGGCAGCTACAAAGAGATCAGCCTCTCCGATGCCGCAGTGGTACTGCGTTACGCCAATAAAGTAATGATTGTACCGGGATATGGTTTAGCAGTGGCCCAGGCCCAGCACGTTTGCCATGAACTGGAAAAAATACTGGAAGAAAAAGGCGTGGAAGTAAAATATGCCATTCATCCGGTAGCAGGCCGTATGCCCGGTCACATGAACGTTTTGCTGGCAGAAGCAGATGTGCCGTATGAAAAATTAGAAGAAATGGAACAGGCGAATGGAGAAATGAATACCACAGATGCCGTACTGGTACTGGGTGCCAACGATGTGGTGAACCCTGCAGCCAAACATGATCCGGACAGCCCCATTTACGGTATGCCCATACTGGAAGTAGAAAATGCGAAGATGGTGATCGTGAATAAACGCAGTATGAAACCAGGATACGCAGGTATTGAGAACGAGCTCTTCTTTCAACCCAAAACCTCCATGCTTTTTGGAGATGCAAAAGCCGTGTTACAGCAGCTGGTGGCTGAAGTGAAAATCGTATAAATTTTTACCTTTGCGGAATGTCATCGTTACCATCAGCGTTTACGGATACGCTGGATCAATTACCCGGATTCAATAAAGAATCCTTCCTGGAGGTGCATAATTCCGCTGAGCGGATCACTTCCATCCGGCTGCACCCGCAAAAAGCCACGGCGCTTTTTCCTGAACTGGCGCCAACACCAGTACCCTGGAACCGTTACGGTTATTACCTTTCCGCCAGGCCTTCCTTTACATTGGACCCTTATTTTCACGCAGGTGCTTACTATGTGCAGGAAGCCTCTTCCATGTTCCTGGAAGAAGCGCTCCGGCAAACAACAGATCTCTCGCAACCCCTGAAAGCATTAGATCTTTGCGCAGCCCCCGGTGGTAAAAGCACCCTCATACAAGCCGTGCTGCATCCGGACAGTCTGCTGATAGCCAATGACGTCATCAAATCCCGCGCAGGCCTGCTGGCAGATAATATCACCAAATGGGGCGCAGATAATGTAGTGGTCACCAACAATGATCCGCGCGACTTCGCAAGGCTGGGAGATTTTTTTGATGTAATGGTGGTAGATGCTCCCTGCTCCGGCTCCGGTTTATTCCGGCGCGATCCGGAGGCTGTGGAAGAATGGTCGCAGGAGAATGTGATTCTCTGCAGCCAGCGGCAGCAAAGGATCCTGGCAGATGTGCTGCCTGCCCTGAAACCAGGGGGTGTATTGATCTATTCTACCTGCTCCTATGCGAAAGAAGAGGATGAGAACATCATGGAATGGCTGCTTGGTAACTTTGAACTGGAAAATATTCCGCTCACTATAGATCCTGCATGGAACATTGTAACCTCCGTTACTGATCAGTACAAAGCCCATGGATACCGCTTTTACCCGGATCAGGTGAAAGGCGAAGGATTTTTCATTGCTTGTTTCCGGAAAAAAGGAGAGGAAGGCGTGGCTAAGAAAATGCGTCAGCAGATAGCTGCGCTCCCTGCTAAAGAATCGGCCCGTTTATTGCCATGGTTAAGGGATGCAGCGAATCTCACTTTTGTAGATCATAAGGGGGAAGTGATCATTTTACGATCTTCCATAGCAACAGAATTACCGGTGCTGCAAAAGAAACTCTACCTGCGAAAGGCAGGTGTGAAAGCAGGCCAGCTCACACAAAAGGAGCTGATCCCTGATCATCAGCTGGCCCTGAGCACCTGCATCTCAGCAGAGCTGCCTGCCGTGGAATTACCGCTGGAACATGCTTTACGTTATCTTCGCAAGGAGGACCTGCAGCTGGACCTCAGTGTAAAAGGCTGGACACTGATGCGGTATGGCGGTATGAACCTCGGCTGGGCAAAGGTTTTACCCAACCGGATCAATAACTATTATCCCAAAGAAATGCGCATCCTGAAAGCAGGAATGCCGGAATAAAGGAATGTGGAAAACGTAAGAGGGCAGATGTGGAGAAATAGGATCGGCAACGGTTGCGGCCTAACAACAAAAGGCGGTTTTTGTCGTTTTTCAATAAACATTAATTCATTTTTAACACATATATTCGTTCCCTTAAAGTATTAGATATTATGTTAAAGTCAGTTTTGATAGGTGTTTTCATGGTCAGTACAATAGGAGTAACCGCACAGGATACGCTTGTTGCACAGGGCAGCGCACCCGATCTGTATTTGACACATACAGTGAAGAAAGGGGAAACCTGGTACAGTCTCGGTCGTGCTTATGGTTTGAGTCCTAAAGACATTGCGGCGAAGAATAAAATGCAGATGGACCAGGGGCTTAGTTTAGGGAAAAGCATCACCATTCCTTTAAGCAAAAGCAACTTCATACAATCCAAAGAAGCACATGCCGGAGCCGGTTTCCGGCCGGTATATCACCAGGTGGCAGAAAAGGAAACCCTCTACAGGATCCATGTACGCTTTGATAAAGTGCCGTTGGACAATGTGCGCCAGTGGAATAATTTCACAGGAGACGGGGTGAAGAAAGATGCTTACCTGATCGTGGGTTTCGTGAAAGGAAACGGGCAATCTATTGTTGCTCCGGTAGCTGCACCTGCAGTACCGGTAGTGGCGAAACAGGACCCTCCGAAACAAGATCCTCCGCCGGTTGTAAAACAAGATCCTCCCAGGCAAGATCCGCCACCCGTAGTAAAACAGGATCCACCGCCTGTCGTAAAACAGGAAGTACACCAGGACCCTCCACCGGCAACAACACCTAAAACACAAGCTGCTGAACCAGAAACCAGGCAGGAGCAGCCAGACAGCAAACCCTCTACCAGCCTGGGCCGCACGCCCGCAGTTCCGGAAGGAGGATTTGAGCAGCAATACCTGCAACAGACCAATAACGGCAGAAATGTAGTGGGCGAAAAAGGGC
This DNA window, taken from Chitinophaga niabensis, encodes the following:
- a CDS encoding uroporphyrinogen-III synthase, encoding MSTKPLPQTLVGEAATHGIAISAQAFIDVQPTLTPEATAQSLQHFIKGSTLVFTSPNAVKIVSKAWHYSQAPSKKGISKVYCLQGATRKAVEEHLHHVSIAGTALNSKELAELIIAEHNIPSVVFFCGRIRRNELPDILKEHQVAVEEIVVYDTVETPEALKEEFDGILFLSSSSVKSFFSVNTLPKHTVCFAIGTTTAASLEDVTNNRIVVSPEPSMDLLVQTAIFYFDNINCYE
- the hemC gene encoding hydroxymethylbilane synthase; amino-acid sequence: MDKVIRIGTRESQLALWQANLVKDLLTAQGFSTILVPIKSEGDIDLVTPLYEIGVQGIFTRSLDLALLNDRIDIAVHSYKDVPTQLPQGLINAAILERGPVKDLLVYKHDTQFLEDSTYVANIATSSIRRKAQWLRRYPQHQLHNLRGNVNTRLQKLASENWDAAIFAAAGLERIGVRPDESEILDWMLPAPAQGAIVVACREQDTFCREALAPLDHAETALCTGIEREFLRYLLGGCTTPISAYAYIQDGQLNFEGNLCNLQGTLSLTVSHQLPAADAAGLGTSAAKEILVQGGDAIIEEIKNAQR
- the hemA gene encoding glutamyl-tRNA reductase, whose amino-acid sequence is MQVNQPKDISHFHIVGINYKKTDAAIRGLFAINQDQYQQLLQTAQQAGLNDLFVLSTCNRTEIYGFAPDVEVLMNLLCDAAHGNRQVFKEMAYHRTGEGAIRHLYHVGTGLDSQILGDYEIVGQIKGAAKFAKGAGCIGTFIERLVNSVLQVSKLIKNETGLSSGTVSVAFAAVRLLESKIPDIKNKKIVLLGVGKIGRNTCKNMMEYLGVRNITLINRTTAVAAEFAGTHGLQYAPYEEMDAVLKAADVILVATNSPQPTILKAHLEGAQPKLVIDLSIPFNVAADVRELPHVEVVNVDELSKVQDETLQKRLNEVPKAMSIIEEHMEEFLYWFKMRKHAVVLKAVKEKLTEIHAREIKEQKNGAQYNMEDMEEVSSRIIQKMINLMAGKVRKESEKGDLYIAMINDIFEAGVNQE
- the hemH gene encoding ferrochelatase produces the protein MVAKSDTAIMLMNLGSPDSTAVPDVKKYLLEFLMDKRVIDYPWLLRKILVGGIIVPNRAANSAEAYSKVWRADGSPLIALTKQLQIALQHDLEIPVEITMRYGNPSPQATYEKLMKEHPNLKEVILMPLYPHYAMSSYETAVEYAKDSYKKKNYPFTLKVVEPFYNRPEYIEALSESMRPYLDQDYDHLLFSYHGLPERHIRKGDVTGSHCYKVNDCCHVASAAHKQCYRHQVTITSELVAERLGIPRNKWSISYQSRLGREEWVKPYTAGLFETLPKQGVKKLLIVCPAFVSDCLETLEEIAMEGKHSFISNGGDSFTMIPCMNTHPTWVKTVALLCKEEMAQYA
- a CDS encoding Re/Si-specific NAD(P)(+) transhydrogenase subunit alpha, which codes for MILAVLKEKAEESRVSLVPEVVKQLVQQQVTVWVEEGAGVKAFYTDEAYREAGAVIKPRTEILQQADLLLSIRSLVPEEWNQLAPGKILMGVYQPLYNQELMQQWAEKQLTTFSMDTIPRTTRAQSMDVLSSQANIAGYKAVILAAYTYSRYFPMLMTAAGSIPPAKVLILGAGVAGLQAIATARRLGAVVEVFDTRPAVKEEVMSLGAKFVEVEGAADASKAGGYAVEQTEEYKQKQVEKIAQSAAKADIIITTAQIPGKAAPILISQEMVENMHTGSVIIDLAAATGGNTAVTKNGETIVHKGVTVIGNSDLAGTAPADASKLYARNVLNFLKLMLTKEGQLDLNFKDDLIQGTCITHKGEIVNERVKNLQPATA
- a CDS encoding NAD(P) transhydrogenase subunit alpha — protein: MNAVLDFLQLHIEMVYIVILSIFLGIEVISRVPAVLHTPLMSGANAIHGVVIIGAIIVMGKAESDNYIALVLGFLAVILGTLNVVGGFVVTDRMLEMFSKKKK
- a CDS encoding NAD(P)(+) transhydrogenase (Re/Si-specific) subunit beta, producing MQASLLSIAYLIGSVTFIIGLKMLSHPASARKGNLVAAAGMFLAIAGTIFLYEEGGEKLHNYGWIFSGLLIGTVIGVIAARKVKMTAMPEMVSMFNGMGGACAMLISIVEFNHLTHAPVAAMSGSNLAEIIAALITQATTGIHVGGKLLIILLGLIIGTVSFAGSVIAWGKLNGKVKDFAFKGQHIVNLTMLAVIVILATYLVVVINDSYTIVNENGRYISHGTIGVLPQITISFYVILALSIAYGVLFVMPIGGADMPVVISLLNSFTGVAAACGGFLYNNPVMLTGGILVGSAGTILTILMCKAMNRSLKNVLIGSFGGVKAGGAAKEQTGSYKEISLSDAAVVLRYANKVMIVPGYGLAVAQAQHVCHELEKILEEKGVEVKYAIHPVAGRMPGHMNVLLAEADVPYEKLEEMEQANGEMNTTDAVLVLGANDVVNPAAKHDPDSPIYGMPILEVENAKMVIVNKRSMKPGYAGIENELFFQPKTSMLFGDAKAVLQQLVAEVKIV
- a CDS encoding methyltransferase RsmF C-terminal domain-like protein — its product is MSSLPSAFTDTLDQLPGFNKESFLEVHNSAERITSIRLHPQKATALFPELAPTPVPWNRYGYYLSARPSFTLDPYFHAGAYYVQEASSMFLEEALRQTTDLSQPLKALDLCAAPGGKSTLIQAVLHPDSLLIANDVIKSRAGLLADNITKWGADNVVVTNNDPRDFARLGDFFDVMVVDAPCSGSGLFRRDPEAVEEWSQENVILCSQRQQRILADVLPALKPGGVLIYSTCSYAKEEDENIMEWLLGNFELENIPLTIDPAWNIVTSVTDQYKAHGYRFYPDQVKGEGFFIACFRKKGEEGVAKKMRQQIAALPAKESARLLPWLRDAANLTFVDHKGEVIILRSSIATELPVLQKKLYLRKAGVKAGQLTQKELIPDHQLALSTCISAELPAVELPLEHALRYLRKEDLQLDLSVKGWTLMRYGGMNLGWAKVLPNRINNYYPKEMRILKAGMPE
- a CDS encoding LysM peptidoglycan-binding domain-containing protein, which codes for MLKSVLIGVFMVSTIGVTAQDTLVAQGSAPDLYLTHTVKKGETWYSLGRAYGLSPKDIAAKNKMQMDQGLSLGKSITIPLSKSNFIQSKEAHAGAGFRPVYHQVAEKETLYRIHVRFDKVPLDNVRQWNNFTGDGVKKDAYLIVGFVKGNGQSIVAPVAAPAVPVVAKQDPPKQDPPPVVKQDPPRQDPPPVVKQDPPPVVKQEVHQDPPPATTPKTQAAEPETRQEQPDSKPSTSLGRTPAVPEGGFEQQYLQQTNNGRNVVGEKGPGTWFRSNAVVGSGKYYALHNTAPRGTIVKVTNPLTGRSIYAKVLDAIPQLKANANLIIKLSDAAQDALGINEARFYCELSYDEK